A region of Candidatus Diapherotrites archaeon DNA encodes the following proteins:
- the uppS gene encoding di-trans,poly-cis-decaprenylcistransferase — protein MELSSVAFIPDGNRRYAVSNGISLAESYALGTQKAWDVVKWLSDYPKIRVGTFYTLSLENLTRKKSELKLLFKIFEKQLDRVEGNSLLEEHQVKLNFVGRTDLLPKIVQDKIAKAEKCTENFSDKTINLAIGYNGRTEIVDAAKAIAQKFARGKISLDQIDEDSFKDYLYRGSFDPDMIIRTSGTQRLSGFLTYQSVYSELYFCDKFWPEFSRTDLDRAIADYDERQRRFGK, from the coding sequence ATGGAACTATCCTCGGTTGCTTTCATTCCCGACGGAAACAGGCGGTATGCCGTCAGCAATGGCATTTCCCTGGCGGAAAGCTATGCCTTGGGCACGCAGAAGGCATGGGATGTGGTCAAATGGCTTTCAGATTACCCGAAAATAAGGGTGGGCACGTTTTACACGCTTTCCCTGGAAAACCTCACGCGCAAAAAATCCGAGCTCAAGCTGCTTTTCAAAATCTTCGAGAAACAGCTGGACAGGGTTGAAGGCAACAGCCTGCTTGAAGAGCACCAGGTGAAACTGAACTTTGTCGGTCGCACGGACCTCCTGCCGAAAATAGTGCAGGACAAAATCGCAAAGGCCGAGAAATGCACGGAAAACTTTTCCGACAAGACAATAAACTTGGCAATCGGCTACAATGGCCGGACCGAAATAGTCGACGCGGCCAAGGCAATCGCCCAAAAATTCGCGCGCGGAAAAATAAGCCTCGACCAGATAGACGAGGACTCGTTCAAGGACTACCTGTACAGGGGCTCTTTCGACCCGGACATGATAATCAGGACTTCCGGCACGCAGCGCCTTTCAGGCTTTCTCACATACCAGAGCGTTTACTCCGAACTCTACTTCTGCGACAAGTTCTGGCCCGAATTCTCGCGCACCGACCTTGACAGGGCGATTGCGGACTACGATGA